The Pseudomonas sp. IAC-BECa141 genome contains the following window.
CCTACGCCTTGCGCCAGACCGGCCCGCTATCACTTCGACTCGGCGCAGCCTGGAGCAACCATGAAGGCAACACCCGTCGCGAAGTCGCGTTCGGCCGCTTCCATGACCGACTCAAAGGCAACTACCAGGCCAGTACCCAACAAGCGTTCATCGAGTCGGGATACAACCTGGGGAGGGCCAACGTCAGCATCGAACCGTTTGTCGGCCTCGGCTACCAACGCTACCAGCGTGACGGCTACACAGAGAAAGGCGGAGCGGCGGCGCTCAAGGTTCACGCTCAATCCCAAGGCAACTTCAACACCACCGTCGGCCTGCGCATGGCGAAAGTCAGCACGCTGGATAACGGCATGCGCCTCACGCCACGATTCAGCGCGGGGTGGAAACACGTGTACGGCGAGACCTATACCAGCACCCGGCAACGTCTGGTCACCGGCGGCCATGACTACACCGTTTACGGCGCAGAGCTGGATCGCAACAGCCTGACGCTCGACACCGGTCTTGATCTGGCCGTCTCGTCCAACCACACACTCGGTGTTGGCTTGTCGGGTGAGATCGGTACCGACAGCCGCAACCACGGCATTTCGGGCCAGTGGCGAATGGCGTTCTGAGTTCCGGTCAGGCGCTGCCGCACCTTGCGGCAGTGCCTGAAAAGCAAAAAAAAGGGGAGCACATGCCCCCCGAGGTTTAAAGCGTTGTATCGAGGCCGTTATCTCAGCCTTCGATCTCGATCAGGATTTCGCCCGGATTCACCCGGTCGCCCTTGGCAACATGGATGGCGGTGACCTTGCCGGCAATCGCGGCCTGGACTTCGGTCTCCATCTTCATCGCTTCGGTGATCAGCACGGCCTGGCCCGCCTTGACGGTGTCGCCTTCCTTGACCAGCACATCGACGATATTGCCCGGCATGGTGGTGCTGACGTGGCCCGGTGCCGAAGCCTGCTTGCGCTTGCTGCTGCCGCCGCCGACGAATTCGTTGAGCGGTTCGAACACCACCTCTTCCGGCATGCCATCGATGGACAGGTAGAAGTGACGCTTGCCTTCAGCCTTGACGCCGACACCGGTGATGTCCACGCGATAGGTTTCGCCGTGGACGTCGATGACGAACTCGGTCGGTACACCTTCGCCGCCGGCCGAAGCCACCTTGCCCGCTTCCGGGATCGGCAGCAGCACTTCCGGGGTGAGGGTGCCGGCGGCACGCTCTTCGAGGAACTTGCGGCCGATGTCCGGAAACATGGCGAAGGTCAGCACGTCTTCTTCGGATGTAGCCAGAGCGCCGATATCGGCGCGCAGCTTGGTCATCTCCGGCTTGAGCAGATCGGCCGGACGTACGTCGATCACCTCTTCGCTGCCGATGGCCTGGCGACGCAGCTTCTCGTTCACGGTGCCCGGCGCCTTGCCGTAGCCGCCTTGCAGGTAGAGCTTCACCTCGTTGGTGATGGTCTTGTAGCGCTCGCCGGCCAGCACGTTGAAGAACGCCTGGGTGCCGACGATCTGCGAAGTCGGGGTCACCAGCGGCGGGAAGCCGAGGTCTTCACGCACGCGCGGAATCTCTGCCAGCACTTCGCCCATGCGGTTCAGAGCGCCCTGCTCTTTCAACTGGTTGGCCAGGTTGGAAATCATCCCGCCCGGCACCTGATTGACTTGAACGCGGGTGTCGACGGCAGTGAATTCGCTTTCGAACTGGTGGTACTTCTTGCGCACGGCATAGAAGTACAGGCCGATCTCTTGCAGCAGCTCCAGGTTCAGACCGGTATCGAACTCGGTTCCTTTGAGCGCAGCAACCATCGATTCAGTCCCAGGGTGGCTGGTGCCCGAAGCGAAGCTGGAGATCGCGGTGTCGATGTGGTCGGCACCGTTTTCAATGGCCTTGAGTTGGCACATCGCGGCCAGGCCGGCGGTGTCGTGGGAGTGGATGAACACTGGCAGCGACTGTTCGGCTTTCAGTGCACGCACCAGTTCACCGGTCGCATACGGGGTCAGCAGACCGGCCATGTCCTTGATTGCCACCGAGTCGCAACCCATGGCTTCCATTTGCTTGGCCTGAGCGACGAACGCGTCGATGGTGTGCACCGGGCTGGTGGTGTAGGCGATGGTGCCCTGAGCGTGCTTGCCGGCAGCTTTCACCGCTTCGATCGCCACGCGCAGGTTACGCACGTCGTTCATCGCGTCGAAGATGCGGAACACGTCGATGCCGTTGACCGCGGCCTTGGCAACGAACGCCTTGACCACGTCATCGCTGTAGTGGCGGTAGCCCAGCAGGTTCTGCCCGCGCAGAAGCATCTGAAGACGAGTGTTGGGCAGCGCCGCACGCAGCTGGCGCAGACGCTCCCACGGGTCTTCTTTCAGGAAGCGCACGCAGGCGTCGAAGGTCGCGCCGCCCCAGCATTCCAGCGACCAGTAGCCGACCTTGTCGAGCTTGTCGCAGATCGGCAGCATGTCTTCGGTGCGCATGCGGGTGGCGAGCAGCGATTGGTGAGCGTCGCGCAGGATGGTATCGGTGACAAAGATTTTCTTGCTCATTCTTGTATTCCTCACAGGCCTGCGTGGGCGGCGATGGCGGCGGCGATGGCCAGGGCCAGCTCTTCGGGTTTGCGCTTGATCGAGTAGTTGGTCAGTTCAGGGTGGCTTTCGACGAAGCTGGTATTGAACTGGCCGCTACGGAATTCCGGGTTGCGCAGGATTTCCTGGTAGTACGCGGCGGTGGTTTTCACGCCTTGCAGACGCATGTCGTCGAGGGCGCGCAGGCCACGATCCATCGCCTCTTCCCAGGTCAGTGCCCAGACCACCAGTTTCAGGCACATCGAGTCGTAGAACGGCGGGATGGTGTAGCCGGTGTAGATTGCCGTGTCGGTGCGCACGCCAGGGCCGCCGGGGGCGTAGTAGCGCGTGATCTTGCCGAAGCTCGGCAGGAAGTTGTTTTTCGGGTCCTCGGCGTTGATCCGGAACTGCAGGGCAAAACCGCGATGCTGAATGTCTTCCTGCTTCACCGACAGCGGCAGGCCGGAAGCGATGCGGATTTGTTCGCGAACGATGTCGATCCCGGTGATTTCTTCGGTAATGGTGTGTTCCACCTGCACCCGGGTGTTCATCTCCATGAAGTACACCTCGCCCTCGGCGAGCAGGAACTCCACGGTGCCGGCGTTCTCGTAACCCACGGCCTTGGCTGCGCGCACCGACAGGTCGCCGATGTAGGCGCGCTGTTCCGGGGTCAGCTGCGGGCTCGGGGCGATTTCGATCAGCTTCTGGTTGCGGCGCTGGATCGAGCAGTCACGTTCGAACAGATGCACGACGTTGCCGAAGCTGTCGCCGAGGATCTGCGCTTCGATGTGCTTGGGATTGACGATGCACTTTTCCAGGAACACTTCCGCCGAACCGAAGGCCTTGGTGGCTTCGGAAATGACGCGAGGGAAGTTCTGTTCGAGTTCTTCTCGGCTGTTGCAGCGACGGATACCGCGCCCGCCACCACCGGAAGTGGCCTTGAGCATCACCGGGTAACCAATGCGGTCGCCCTCGCTCAACGCTTCCTCGATGCCCGAGACGTTGCCTTCGGTGCCCGGCGTGACCGGCACGCCAGCCTTGATCATGCTGCGGCGCGCTTCGGTCTTGTCGCCCATGCGGCGGATGACTTCCGCCGCCGGACCGATGAATTTGATGCCGCGTTCGGCGCAGATGTCTGCCAGCTCAGCGTTTTCCGAGAGAAAACCGTAGCCGGGGTGCAACGCATCGCAGCCGGTTTCCACGGCCAGGTTCACCAGCTTGCGCGGATTCAGGTAACCGGCCAGCGGCTCGGCACCAATGCTGTGGGCCTCGTCCGCACGCTTCACATGCAAGGCGTGCCGGTCGGCGTCGGAATAGATCGCGACCGAGCGGATGCCCATCTCGGCGCAGGCACGCACGATTCGTACGGCAATCTCACCACGGTTGGCGATCAGGATCTTTGTTATCACTTGGAGGTTCCCTTGAGCCGGTGGCACCACGACCTGCTAGACCCAGGTCGGCACGTGACCAAATGTTTCAATCTGGTCTCGGCTCCACACTAGCGCTGCCAAGGGATTAACAAAAATGAATAAAAATTGGGTCAGGCATAAGTAAAGACTTATAGTCAGCGCATCAGCCAACGGCCAGAGTCGGTAGAAAATGCGTAAGTCCTTGATGCGTATGACATTGCGTCAATTGCAGATCTTCAACGAAGTGTGTGATTTGCGCTCCTACAGCCGCGCTGCCGACGAAATGTCGCTCACACAACCGGCCGTCAGCCTACAGATTCGTCAGCTTGAAGAGCTGATCGGCCAACCATTGTTCGATTACGTCGGCAAAAAACTCTACATGACCGAAGCGGCCGAAGCACTCCAGCGTGCCAGCCGGGACATCTTCGGCCGACTGGAAAACCTCGACATGCAGCTGTCGGACATGCAGGGCTCACTGCAGGGCCAGTTGAAACTGGCGGTGGAATCGAGCGCCAAATACTTCGTGCCGCACCTGTTCGCAGCGTTCAAGCGCCAGCATCCGGAAGTGAACCTGCAACTGACGGTGGTCAACCGTGGCCAGGTGATCCGCCGCCTCTCCGACAACCGCGACGATCTGGTGATCATGTCGATGGTGCCGCAGGACATGGGCCTGGAATTTCTGCCGTTCCTCAACAACCCGATCGTCGCCGTGGCACGCCCGGATCATCCGCTGGCGCACATGGGCCCGCTGCGCTTGCAGGATCTGGAACCTTACACCTTGCTGATCCGCGAACCCGGCTCGGGTACGCGACTGGCCTGCGAAGAGTATTTCAAGGAGAAGCGCGTGCACTTCACCCAGACCCAGGAAGTGGCGTCGGCCGAAGCCCAGCGTGAATGCGTGGTGGCGGGTCTGGGCCTGGCGCTGTTGACGCGCCACGCCCTGAACCTGGAGCTGGCGACCGGCGGCCTGGTGGAGCTTCCGGTCGAAGAATTGCCGCTGTTTCGCAGTTGGTGCCTGGTGCAAGCCAAAGCCAAACGGCTGTCACCGGTGGCCCACGCCTTCCTGGCGTTTATCCGCAGCGAACGGGTGCAAATCAGCGCGCTGGTTGAGCGCTTCGACGGGAAGCTGCTGGCGGTGCCTGCCAGTAGTTGAGTTCGATGTCCTCGGGAAAATCGCTGATTTCGCTCTGAAGCTGGCGAAGTTCGAAGCGATCTTCGATGGCGCGGCGAAATTCCATGCGGCGCTGGTCTTCCTGCTGACGACGGGTTTTCGCGGCGCTGTTGCGTTCTTCGTAGGGCTGAGCCATTTCGAGTCTCCCAAGGCGAGTACGGGAGTTTCACGATAGGCGCGGTGGATGACGATTTGGCTGCGGGGGATGACAGTGCGATGAACTTGCAAATGGCGATGGCGTTTTTGAGGCCGCCATCGCGAGCAAGCTCGCTCCCACAAGGGATGTTTTACGTACACAAATTCTGTGTCATATCGAAATCAAATGTGGGAGCGAGCTTGCTCGCGATCAAGGTCGGAACGACCTTGCGATGACGTCAGTCATCCAGTGCTTTCACCGACTTTGGCGACAGCCGCAGGCTGCGCAGACTGCGCTTGACGCTCTTGAGGTGGTTGACCAGGCTCGGCCCGCGCGCCATGGCCACGCCCATCGCCAGTACGTCGATCACCACCAGATGAGCGATACGCGAGGTCAGCGGGGTATAGATTTCGGTGTCTTCGTGAACATCGATCGCCAGGTTGACGGTCGACAGCTCGGCCAGCGGTGTCTGGCTCGGGCACAAGGTGATCAGCGACGCACCACTCTCGCGAACGAGGTTGGCGGTGATCAGCAGGTCTTTGGAACGGCCGGACTGGGAAATGCAGATCGCCACGTCGGTGGGCTTCAGTGTCACCGCCGACATTGCCTGCATGTGCGGGTCGGAATACGCCGCCGCCGTCAGCAGCAGACGGAAGAACTTGTGCTGCGCATCCGCCGCTACCGCGCCTGACGCACCAAAGCCGTAGAACTCGACGCGCTGGGCCTGGGACATCAGCGTCACCGCCCGTTGCAGCTCCAGAGGATCGAGCTTCTCGCGAACCTCCATCAGCGTGTGCAACGTGGTGTCGAAAATCTTCAGGCTGTAGTCGGCGACAGAGTCGTCTTCATGGATCGCGAACTGACCGAAGCTGGCGCCGGCCGCGAGGCTTTGCGCGAGCTTGAGTTTCAGATCCTGGAAACCGGAACAGCCGATGGCCCGGCAGAAGCGCACGATGGTCGGCTCGCTGATGCCGACGCTGTGGGCCAGGTCGGCCATGGAACTGTGCATCACTGCCGCAGGGTCAAGCAGCACGTGGTCGGCGACCTTGAGCTCCGACTTGCGTAACAGGTGACGTGACTGGGCGATGTGTTGCAGCAGATTCAAGGGGCTGGACTCTTGTTATGGAAAGATGTGCTGTGGCCAGATGCCAGGGATGTAGCAAGCTTGTAGTTATACTACATGAATCGGCTTTTTGCCTGCTCAATGCGTAACTCGATACCCCCGGATCAGGCGACATGCGCTGTATGTAGCCCTTACAGCGGTTTTTCCTGTTCACGCAGCAACGCGGCAAGGCCGACCGCCTCCACCGGACGGCTGATCAGATAACCCTGCACTTCGTCGCAACCTTCAGCTTTCAGATATGCCAACTGCTCGGATCGCTCGACACCTTCGGCGACAACTTTCAGTGACAACCCATGAGCCATCGCAATGATCGCCCGGGTGATCGCTGCGTCTTCGCTGCCCTCGCCCAACCCGCGAATAAAGGCCTGATCGATCTTCACGTAGTCCACCGGAATCCGTTTCAGATAGCTCAGCGATGAATAGCCGGTGCCAAAATCGTCGATGGCCAGTTTCACTCCCAGATCCCGCAACTGCTGGAACGCGGCGATGATGTATTCGACGCTGTCGAGCAACTGACTTTCGGTCAGCTCCAGTTCGAGGTAGTGCGGCGCCAGGCCGGTTTCCTCCAGCACCTGACGCACCAGACTGACCAGTTTGCCCTGACGCAGCTGATGCACCGACAGGTTTACCGATACCCGGATCGGCGCCAGTCCCTGACGCTGCCATTCGCACGCCTGCCAGCAGGCCTGACGCAGTACAAACTCGCCGATCGGCCCGATCAGCCCTGTCTCTTCGGCCAGACCGATGAAGTCCCCCGGCGGCACCCGGCCCAAGGTCGGGTGGTCCCAACGTACCAGCGCCTCTGCCGCATTGAGACGACCGGTCGCCAGGCACAGTTTCGGTTGATAAAAGACGTTGAGCTGCTTGTCTTCGATGGCTTTGCGCAGCTGGTTTTCCAGCTGCAAACGCTCCAGCGTGCTGGCCTGCAGACTGTCGGTGTAGAACTGGAAATTGTTGCCGCCCAGGTGCTTGGCATGCTGCATGGCCATGTTCGACTGGCTGACCAGCGCGGAAATCTCCCGCGCATTGTCCGGCAGCATGCTGATGCCCATCGAGGCGCTGACCACCAGTTCATGTCCTTCCACAGTCAACGGCAAACGCAGCTTGGTCGACAGTCGCGTGGCGACCCGCGCCAGGCTCGACAGGTTGCCGTAGGCATCGAACAGTACCGCGAACTCATCACCGGACAACCGGGCAATGGTGTCGGCCTCCGGCAGAGCACTGACCAGACGACGGGACATCTTTTGCAGCAATTGGTCAGCAATCTCATGGCCGAGACTGTCGTTGAGCAGCTTGAAGCGATCCAGATTGATGTGCAGCAACGCCAGACTCCGGCGCCCGCCCTGCCGCACGCGCTGATGGGCTTCGTGCAGGCGTTCGCGGAACAGCGAGCGGTTGGCCAGACCGGTGAGTTCGTCGTAGTGGGTCAGGTAGCGCATGCGCTCCTCGGATTCGCGGCGCGCCGACAGATCGGCGAAGAAGCCGACGATATGGCTCACACTTCCCCGACTGTCGCGCACGGCGTTCAATTGCAGCCACTGCGGATAGAGCTCGCCGTTCTTGCGGGTTTCCACCAGTTCACCCTGCCAGCTGCCGTGCTGCTCCAGCGCGTGGCGGATCGCGACGTAATGCCTGCGGGCATCGCGACTGCACGGCAACTCAACGACATTGCGCCCGAGCATGTCGTCGATGTCGTAACCGGTGACCCGGCTGAAAGCCTGATTGACGGCGATCAGCGAATAATTCGGGTCGAGGATCACGATGCCTTCGCTGGCGGCCTCGAACACCGTCGCCGCCAGTTGCTGCTGGGCTTCCAGGCTTTTGCTGACGCTGATGTCGCGGCGGGTGCCGACCATGCGGATGACCCGGCCGTCCTCGTCGCGCTCCACTGCCCGGCCACGGTCTTCGATCCAGACCCAGTGACCGTCGCCATGGCGCACGCGGTATTCGATCTGATAATCCTCGGTGTGGCCCTTCAAGTGCTCGATCAACGCCCGCTTGAGTGGTGGCACATCCTCCGGATGCAGGCGCGGCCGCAGATGCCTGAGCAGTCCGGTGACGTATTCCGGATCCAGACCGAACAGTTCCTGGATTTGCGTGTGGTGAACTTCGTCGGTCTGCAGGTTCCAGTCCCACAGTCCCAGCTCACTGGCCTTCAACGCCAGCGCCAGGCGCGCCTCGCTCTTGCTCAGCGCCTGGTTGGCGACGTCCAGCTCCCGGCTGCGCTGAGCGACCCGGTCTTCCAGCTCGACCTGAGCTTCACGCAGCTTGCCCTCGGCGCAACGCCGGTGTTCGATTTCCTTCGCCAGTTCCAGATTGAGCTGTTCGCTGCGGGTTTGCGCTTGTTGCAGGTGCTCGATCAGGCGCTGGTTCTGGAAACGCCGCAGCAAACCACGATCGATCAGCCGGTTGACCTGCCACGCCACCACGCTCAGCGACCCGAGCAGGATCAGCCCGAGCCAGCCCCAGCCGCGCGCCAGTTCGTCACCGCCCCAGAACAGGTAGCCGATGGCCGGCAACAGGCACGGCAAGGTAAAGGAAAGAAACGCCGGAATGCTCACGGCGTAGGCCACGCTGGCCGACAGGGTCGCGGCGCCGATCAGGCCGAATACCCAGGCCTGCTGCATGAAATTGTCGGCGGGCACCAGGGCGATGCCGGCGCCGGCCAGGGTCAGGCCGGTCATGGTCGAGCCGAGCAGGAACATCCGCCCCCAGATCGGCTGGGCCTGACGATCAGGGATCGCCGAGTCGAACGCGGCGACCTGAATCACTCGCAGGGCCACCAGCGACAACAGCCACACCAGCCAGACGCTGACCACGAAATAACGCTGCGGACTCCAGAGCAGACCGGCGCAGACCAGACCATTGATCAACATGAACAGGGTGGGCAACAGCGAACCCTGATAAAGAAGGCGCGTGCGCTCGACCGCCATCTGGGTGGCGTAAAGCTTGCGGATCGCCCGAGGCTCCACGGAGGGGCCCGACAGGTCGAAGCTGAGGGTCATAGGCAACGTTCTTGTTCTTATAAGTGTGAGCATGCGCCCGGAAACGTGGACGGAGCATACACAAGCCGAACCACTTGCCAAACTGCCCCAGATCATAATTTCACCGAAACTTTTCCACCGCTCGTCCCCCTCCAAAGCCCCGACGCCAGGCGGGTCAACGCCTGTAGCCGGTGACCGACCGGTCGTCATCGACAGCACTTTCATCGGCTAATGCAAAGCTCGGTTTGCCCGGGCCTGCGGCGCACCCTAGAATGCCCCGATGCGCGATGATCTCTCCCTTCTGCTGAACTCCCTCAACGATGCCCAACGGCAGGCCGTAGCGGCTCCCGTTGGTCGTCAATTGGTCCTGGCCGGTGCCGGCTCCGGCAAAACCCGAGTGCTGGTGCACCGTATCGCCTGGTTGATCCAGGTCGAAAACGCCTCGCCGCACTCGATTCTGTCGGTGACCTTCACCAACAAGGCCGCTGCCGAGATGCGTCACCGCATCGAGCAATTGCTGGGCATCAACCCGGCCGGCATGTGGGTCGGCACCTTCCACGGCCTGGCGCACCGCTTGCTGCGGGCGCACTGGCAGGAAGCCGGGCTGAGCCAGACTTTCCAGATTCTCGACAGCGACGACCAGCAACGACTGGTCAAGCGGGTGATCCGCGAGCTGGGGCTGGACGAGCAACGCTGGCCGGCCCGTCAGGCCCAGTGGTTCATCAACGGGCAGAAAGACGAAGGTCTGCGTCCGCAACACATTCAGGCCAGCGGCGATCTGTTCCTGGCGACCATGCGCGGCATTTATGAAGCGTACGAGGCAGCGTGTCAGCGTGCCGGTGTCATCGATTTCTCCGAACTGCTGCTTCGCGCCCTCGACCTGTGGCGCGATCACCCGGGCCTGCTGGCGCACTACCAGAAGCGTTTCCGACACATTCTGGTGGACGAATTCCAGGACACCAACGCCGTGCAGTACGCCTGGTTGCGTCTGCTGGGCAAGGGTGGCGACAGCCTGATGGTGGTCGGCGACGACGATCAGTCGATCTACGGCTGGCGCGGCGCGAAAATCGAGAACATCCACCAGTACTCTTCGGACTTCCCGGACTCGGTGACCATCCGTCTGGAGCAGAACTACCGCTCTACGGCCGGCATCCTCAAGGCCGCCAACGCCCTGATCGCCAACAACACCGGACGTCTCGGCAAAGAGCTGTGGACAGACGGCGGCGATGGCGAAGCGATCAACCTCTACGCCGCGTTCAACGAACACGATGAAGCGCGCTACGTGGTCGAAACCATCGAAAGTGCGCTGAAAACCGGCCTGGCGCGCAGCGATATCGCGATTCTCTACCGCTCAAACGCCCAATCGCGCGTTCTGGAAGAGGCGTTGCTGCGTGAACGCATTCCGTACCGCATCTATGGCGGCCAGCGCTTCTTCGAACGGGCGGAAATCAAGAACGCCATGGCTTACCTGCGCTTGCTGGAAGGTCGTGGCAACGATGCGGCTCTGGAGCGGGTGATCAACGTCCCGGCTCGTGGCATCGGCGAGAAAACCGTCGAGGCGATCCGTGACCATGCACGCCACAGCGATGTGTCGATGTGGGAAGCCATGCGCCAGCTGGTGGCCAACAAAGGCCTGACCGGTCGCGCTGCCGGTGCGCTGGGCGCGTTTATCGAGCTGATCGAAAACCTCGCCGCCAAGTGCGCCGAGATGCCGTTGCACCTGATGACCCAGACCGTCATCGAGCAGTCCGGTTTGATCGCCTACCACGAAGCGGAAAAAGGCGAGAAAGGCCAGGCCCGGGTAGAAAACCTTGAGGAACTGGTCAGCGCCGCGCGCAACTTCGAGAACACTGAAGAAGACGAAGAGCTGACGCCACTGGCCGCGTTCCTCGGCCACGCTTCGCTGGAAGCCGGCGACACTCAGGCCGACGAACACGAAGACAGCATTCAGTTGATGACCCTGCACAGCGCCAAGGGCCTGGAATTCCCTTACGTATTCCTGGTGGGCATGGAAGAAGGCCTGTTCCCGCACAAGATGAGCCTGGAAGAACCTGGACGCCTTGAGGAAGAGCGGCGTCTGGCCTATGTCGGCATTACCCGGGCGATGCAAAACCTGGTGATGACCTATGCTGAAACCCGACGCCTGTACGGCAGCGAAACCTACAACAAGGTGTCGCGTTTCGTACGGGAAGTACCGAAAGGCCTGATTCAGGAAGTACGCCTTTCGAACAGCGTCAGCCGACCGTTCGGCGGCAACCCGTCGATGGGCAGCAGCAACCTGTTCAGCGGTAGCGAGATTCCGGAAACCGGCCTGAGCCTTGGCCAGGCTGTGCGTCACTCGATCTTCGGCGACGGCGTGATCCTCAACTTCGAAGGCGCCGGCGCCCAGGCCCGGGTGCAGGTTAACTTCGCCGAAGGCAGCAAGTGGCTGATGCTCGGGTACGCGAAGCTGGAAGCCATATAAGTCAACGTCCGTTCCCGCGCTGAGCACGGGAACGGACACTGGAGGCAACATCCATGGGCTCGGGATTTTTTTCCTCCTGGACATTCTGGGCCCTGCTCTCGGCCACTTTTGCCGCGCTGACAGCCATCTTCGCCAAGATCGGCATCGAAAACGTCAACTCCGACTTTGCCACCCTCCTGCGCACAATCGTCGTATTGATCAGCCTGGCCTTGATTTTGTACGTCACGGGCCAATATCAGTCCTTGGGATCGATCTCCGCCAAGAGCTACCTGTTTCTGTTGTTGTCGGGCCTGGGCACCGGTGCTTCGTGGCTGTGCTACTTCCGGGCGTTGAAAGTCGGCCCGGCGTCGCTGGTCGCGCCGGTGGACAAGCTCAGCGTGGTCTTCGTGGCGGTGCTCGGTGTGATCCTGCTGGGTGAGAAACTCGACCTGCGACAATGGAGCGGCATCGGCCTGATCACCGCCGGAGTGGTGATGCTGGCCTTGCGGCGTTGATCCATTTCCTGCTGAACCTATCTCCTTTTCCTACAGACAAAAGTACATGGCCTTATTGCCCCGACCGAGCTGAACGTAACCTGTCAGGCAAAAGCCCGAAACACTCTCTCGCTAGCCAGTAACACTTCAGCTGTGCAACATGGCGCGCGTGTCTCCACAAACGGGAATTCCCTTTATGAAACGTTTTCTTAGCATCGCCATGGCGTTGTGCATCGGCCTGACGATGAGCCTCGACGCCAACGCCAAGCGCTTTGGTGGTGGCAAAAGCGCCGGCGCTGCGCCGACGCACCAGACCAGCCAGATGGCTCCTTCTTCTCCAGGCATGGGCGGCGCTGCGGCGACCGCTGGTGCTGCCGGTGCCGCGGGCGCTGCGGCCAAGGCCGGCGGTGCTTCGAAATGGCTCGGCCCTCTGGCGGGCATCGCGGCCGGTGGCCTGCTCGCTTCCATGTTCATGGGCGGCGGCTTCGAAGGCATGCAGTTCTTCGACATCCTGATCATGGCCGTGATCGCGTTCGTG
Protein-coding sequences here:
- a CDS encoding putative bifunctional diguanylate cyclase/phosphodiesterase, which gives rise to MTLSFDLSGPSVEPRAIRKLYATQMAVERTRLLYQGSLLPTLFMLINGLVCAGLLWSPQRYFVVSVWLVWLLSLVALRVIQVAAFDSAIPDRQAQPIWGRMFLLGSTMTGLTLAGAGIALVPADNFMQQAWVFGLIGAATLSASVAYAVSIPAFLSFTLPCLLPAIGYLFWGGDELARGWGWLGLILLGSLSVVAWQVNRLIDRGLLRRFQNQRLIEHLQQAQTRSEQLNLELAKEIEHRRCAEGKLREAQVELEDRVAQRSRELDVANQALSKSEARLALALKASELGLWDWNLQTDEVHHTQIQELFGLDPEYVTGLLRHLRPRLHPEDVPPLKRALIEHLKGHTEDYQIEYRVRHGDGHWVWIEDRGRAVERDEDGRVIRMVGTRRDISVSKSLEAQQQLAATVFEAASEGIVILDPNYSLIAVNQAFSRVTGYDIDDMLGRNVVELPCSRDARRHYVAIRHALEQHGSWQGELVETRKNGELYPQWLQLNAVRDSRGSVSHIVGFFADLSARRESEERMRYLTHYDELTGLANRSLFRERLHEAHQRVRQGGRRSLALLHINLDRFKLLNDSLGHEIADQLLQKMSRRLVSALPEADTIARLSGDEFAVLFDAYGNLSSLARVATRLSTKLRLPLTVEGHELVVSASMGISMLPDNAREISALVSQSNMAMQHAKHLGGNNFQFYTDSLQASTLERLQLENQLRKAIEDKQLNVFYQPKLCLATGRLNAAEALVRWDHPTLGRVPPGDFIGLAEETGLIGPIGEFVLRQACWQACEWQRQGLAPIRVSVNLSVHQLRQGKLVSLVRQVLEETGLAPHYLELELTESQLLDSVEYIIAAFQQLRDLGVKLAIDDFGTGYSSLSYLKRIPVDYVKIDQAFIRGLGEGSEDAAITRAIIAMAHGLSLKVVAEGVERSEQLAYLKAEGCDEVQGYLISRPVEAVGLAALLREQEKPL
- the uvrD gene encoding DNA helicase II codes for the protein MRDDLSLLLNSLNDAQRQAVAAPVGRQLVLAGAGSGKTRVLVHRIAWLIQVENASPHSILSVTFTNKAAAEMRHRIEQLLGINPAGMWVGTFHGLAHRLLRAHWQEAGLSQTFQILDSDDQQRLVKRVIRELGLDEQRWPARQAQWFINGQKDEGLRPQHIQASGDLFLATMRGIYEAYEAACQRAGVIDFSELLLRALDLWRDHPGLLAHYQKRFRHILVDEFQDTNAVQYAWLRLLGKGGDSLMVVGDDDQSIYGWRGAKIENIHQYSSDFPDSVTIRLEQNYRSTAGILKAANALIANNTGRLGKELWTDGGDGEAINLYAAFNEHDEARYVVETIESALKTGLARSDIAILYRSNAQSRVLEEALLRERIPYRIYGGQRFFERAEIKNAMAYLRLLEGRGNDAALERVINVPARGIGEKTVEAIRDHARHSDVSMWEAMRQLVANKGLTGRAAGALGAFIELIENLAAKCAEMPLHLMTQTVIEQSGLIAYHEAEKGEKGQARVENLEELVSAARNFENTEEDEELTPLAAFLGHASLEAGDTQADEHEDSIQLMTLHSAKGLEFPYVFLVGMEEGLFPHKMSLEEPGRLEEERRLAYVGITRAMQNLVMTYAETRRLYGSETYNKVSRFVREVPKGLIQEVRLSNSVSRPFGGNPSMGSSNLFSGSEIPETGLSLGQAVRHSIFGDGVILNFEGAGAQARVQVNFAEGSKWLMLGYAKLEAI
- a CDS encoding EamA family transporter, giving the protein MGSGFFSSWTFWALLSATFAALTAIFAKIGIENVNSDFATLLRTIVVLISLALILYVTGQYQSLGSISAKSYLFLLLSGLGTGASWLCYFRALKVGPASLVAPVDKLSVVFVAVLGVILLGEKLDLRQWSGIGLITAGVVMLALRR